The following coding sequences lie in one Pseudoxanthomonas sp. SE1 genomic window:
- a CDS encoding class II fumarate hydratase encodes MTSKKTAGKPRAARTRIEHDSMGELQVPIDALWGAQTQRAVQNFPISGRPMPRGFIRALGLVKGAAADVNAGLGLLPKGIAKAVQAAAAEVASGTHDAHFPIDVYQTGSGTSSNMNANEVIATLASRAGKATVHPNDHVNLGQSSNDVIPTALRVAAQLAVMEGLLPAVKHLRKTIDARGRALTKVVKTGRTHLMDAMPLTFGQEFAAWSAQLSSAQARIEDALKRLRRLPLGGTAIGTGINADPRFGTRVAKVLSTMTGTRFESAENKFEGLAAQDDAVELSGQLSVLAVALTKIANDLRWMNSGPLAGLGEVELPALQPGSSIMPGKVNPVIPEATVMVCAQVMGYHTAITVAGQTGNFQLNVTLPLIANNLLDGIQLLSNVSRLLADDCIAGLKVRADRVQEALDRNPILVTALNPVIGYEKGAAIAKQAYKQNRPVLDVAREVTGLPEKTLKPLLDPAVLARGGIHGKLGGGGG; translated from the coding sequence ATGACCAGCAAGAAGACCGCGGGCAAGCCCCGCGCCGCACGTACCCGCATCGAGCACGACAGCATGGGCGAGTTGCAGGTGCCCATTGACGCCTTGTGGGGTGCGCAGACCCAGCGAGCCGTGCAGAACTTCCCGATTTCCGGGCGGCCGATGCCGCGCGGCTTCATCCGTGCGCTCGGGCTGGTGAAGGGCGCCGCAGCCGACGTCAATGCCGGTCTGGGCCTGCTGCCCAAGGGCATCGCCAAGGCCGTGCAGGCCGCCGCCGCGGAAGTAGCGTCCGGCACGCATGACGCGCACTTTCCGATCGACGTCTACCAGACCGGATCGGGCACCTCGTCCAACATGAATGCCAACGAGGTGATCGCCACGCTGGCCTCGCGCGCAGGCAAGGCGACCGTGCATCCGAACGACCACGTCAACCTGGGCCAGAGCTCCAATGACGTCATCCCGACCGCACTGCGCGTGGCGGCGCAACTGGCGGTGATGGAAGGCCTGCTGCCGGCCGTCAAGCACCTCCGCAAGACCATCGACGCGCGTGGCAGGGCGTTGACGAAAGTGGTCAAGACCGGCCGCACCCACTTGATGGACGCGATGCCGCTGACGTTCGGCCAGGAATTCGCCGCGTGGTCGGCACAGCTGTCGTCCGCGCAGGCGCGCATCGAGGACGCGCTCAAGCGCCTGCGTCGCCTGCCGCTGGGCGGTACGGCGATCGGGACCGGCATCAATGCCGATCCGCGCTTCGGTACGCGCGTCGCAAAGGTGTTGTCCACGATGACCGGCACGCGCTTCGAGAGCGCGGAGAACAAGTTCGAAGGGCTCGCCGCGCAGGATGATGCGGTCGAGCTGTCGGGCCAGCTCAGCGTGCTGGCCGTCGCGCTGACCAAGATCGCCAACGACCTGCGCTGGATGAACTCCGGCCCGCTCGCGGGCCTGGGTGAAGTGGAACTGCCGGCACTGCAGCCGGGCAGTTCGATCATGCCGGGCAAGGTCAACCCCGTGATACCGGAAGCTACGGTGATGGTGTGCGCGCAGGTGATGGGCTACCACACCGCGATCACGGTTGCCGGACAGACCGGCAATTTCCAGCTCAACGTCACCCTGCCGCTGATCGCGAACAACCTGCTCGACGGCATCCAGCTGCTGTCGAACGTGTCGCGCCTGCTGGCCGATGACTGCATTGCCGGGCTCAAGGTGCGCGCTGATCGGGTGCAGGAGGCGCTGGACCGCAATCCGATCCTGGTGACGGCATTGAACCCGGTGATCGGTTACGAAAAGGGCGCCGCCATCGCCAAGCAGGCCTACAAGCAGAACCGGCCTGTGCTGGACGTGGCGCGTGAAGTGACCGGACTGCCGGAAAAGACCCTCAAGCCGCTGCTGGACCCGGCCGTCCTGGCCAGGGGCGGCATCCACGGCAAGCTAGGAGGCGGCGGCGGTTGA
- a CDS encoding VOC family protein: MHVLINIDVPDLPAAEALYTRAFGLSTGRRFGEGGVELLGAQAPIYLLHNTAGSPAATAAQRDYTRHWTPVHLDVVVESLEPALDRAVQAGLVQESPIRETNWGRIVRLADSFGHGWCLLQFVNRGYDEIAT, translated from the coding sequence ATGCACGTACTGATCAACATCGACGTTCCCGACCTGCCTGCGGCGGAAGCGCTCTACACCCGCGCCTTCGGACTCAGCACCGGTCGCCGTTTCGGTGAAGGCGGCGTCGAACTGCTCGGCGCACAGGCACCGATCTACCTGCTGCACAACACGGCCGGTTCTCCGGCCGCAACGGCGGCGCAGCGCGACTACACCCGGCACTGGACGCCCGTGCACCTGGACGTGGTCGTCGAATCCCTTGAACCCGCCCTCGACCGCGCCGTGCAGGCAGGTCTAGTGCAGGAATCCCCCATCCGCGAAACGAACTGGGGCCGCATCGTCCGCCTGGCCGACTCCTTCGGCCACGGCTGGTGCCTGCTGCAGTTCGTCAACCGCGGCTACGACGAGATCGCCACATGA
- the purB gene encoding adenylosuccinate lyase has protein sequence MSDSSLLALSPLDGRYAGKVDALRPIFSEYGLIRARVKVEVEWLLALGAEPGVIELPAFSAAATAKLRALADGFSVAHAARVKEIERTTNHDVKAVEYFIKEQLKDDAELAPALEFVHFACTSEDINNLSYGLMLEQARREVLLPTLDGVTASLRTLAHAQAAQPMLSRTHGQTASPTTLGKEIANVVARIERQRAHLAAVELTGKINGAVGNYNAHVASYPDVDWPAFAQRFVEGLGLVFNPYTTQIEPHDNVAEIGDAARRANTILIDLARDIWGYISLGYFKQRLKEGEVGSSTMPHKVNPIDFENAEGNFGIANALFEHFSAKLPISRWQRDLTDSTVLRALGTAFGHTQVALDSLAKGLGKLEVNPQRLDADLDAAWEVLAEAVQTVMRRHGLPNPYEQLKALTRGQGITADSMRAFVESLDLPAEDKQRLRDMTPGSYTGLAERLARNI, from the coding sequence ATGTCGGATTCGTCCCTGCTTGCCCTGTCCCCCCTTGATGGCCGCTACGCCGGCAAGGTCGATGCACTGCGTCCGATCTTCTCCGAATACGGCCTGATCCGCGCCCGCGTGAAGGTGGAAGTCGAGTGGCTGCTGGCCCTGGGCGCCGAGCCGGGTGTCATCGAACTGCCCGCCTTCTCCGCCGCCGCGACGGCGAAGCTGCGAGCGCTGGCCGACGGCTTCAGCGTGGCCCATGCCGCCCGCGTCAAGGAGATCGAGCGCACCACCAACCACGACGTGAAGGCGGTGGAGTACTTCATCAAGGAGCAGCTGAAGGACGACGCCGAACTCGCCCCGGCGCTGGAATTCGTCCACTTCGCCTGCACCAGCGAAGACATCAACAACCTGTCCTACGGCCTGATGCTGGAGCAGGCGCGTCGCGAGGTGCTGCTGCCGACGCTGGACGGCGTCACCGCCAGCCTGCGCACGCTGGCCCATGCGCAGGCCGCACAACCGATGCTGTCGCGCACGCACGGCCAGACGGCGTCCCCGACCACGCTGGGCAAGGAAATCGCCAATGTCGTCGCGCGCATCGAGCGCCAGCGCGCCCATCTTGCAGCCGTCGAACTGACCGGCAAGATCAACGGTGCGGTGGGCAACTACAACGCCCACGTGGCTAGCTACCCCGACGTCGACTGGCCAGCGTTCGCGCAACGTTTCGTCGAAGGCCTCGGCCTGGTGTTCAATCCGTACACCACCCAGATCGAACCGCACGACAACGTCGCCGAGATCGGCGATGCCGCGCGCCGTGCCAACACCATCCTGATCGACCTGGCGCGCGACATCTGGGGCTACATCTCGCTGGGCTATTTCAAGCAGCGCCTGAAGGAAGGCGAAGTCGGTTCGTCGACGATGCCGCACAAGGTCAACCCGATCGACTTCGAGAACGCCGAGGGCAATTTCGGGATCGCCAACGCCCTGTTCGAGCATTTCAGCGCCAAGCTGCCGATCAGCCGCTGGCAGCGCGACCTGACCGACTCCACCGTGTTGCGTGCGCTGGGCACGGCGTTCGGCCACACGCAGGTGGCACTGGATTCGCTGGCCAAGGGCCTGGGCAAGCTGGAAGTGAACCCGCAGCGCCTGGACGCCGACCTCGACGCCGCATGGGAAGTGTTGGCCGAGGCGGTGCAGACCGTGATGCGCCGCCACGGCCTGCCCAACCCGTACGAGCAGTTGAAGGCGCTCACGCGCGGCCAGGGCATCACCGCCGACTCGATGCGCGCCTTCGTCGAATCACTGGATCTGCCGGCCGAGGACAAGCAGCGCCTGCGCGACATGACGCCCGGCAGCTACACCGGCCTCGCCGAACGGCTTGCCCGGAATATCTGA
- the bla gene encoding subclass B3 metallo-beta-lactamase: protein MMLRSTLLCGLLALALPVAALASDTPAAKACADDAGWNDPATPLQVYGNTWYVGTCGITALLVTSDDGHILVDAGTPQAGPLILANIRALGFKPEDVRAIVFSHEHNDHAGSLAELQRATGAPVYARAPAVGTLKRGMPDRLDPQLEVAEPIAPVEHVVTLADDGVVRVGPLALQAVASPGHTPGGTSWTWRSCEGDACHQMVYADSLTAISDDVYRYSDDAAHPGYTAAFRGTLARVAALDCDILVTPHPSASALWTRIGPRANAPRMDRGACRAYAQKASERLDKRLADEAAMAPPPSHP from the coding sequence ATGATGCTCCGCTCCACCCTGCTCTGCGGTCTGCTTGCCCTCGCGCTTCCGGTCGCCGCGCTCGCCTCCGACACGCCTGCCGCCAAGGCCTGCGCCGATGACGCCGGCTGGAACGATCCGGCCACGCCGCTGCAGGTCTACGGCAACACCTGGTACGTCGGCACCTGCGGCATCACCGCCTTGCTGGTGACGTCCGATGACGGCCACATCCTGGTCGACGCCGGCACGCCGCAGGCCGGCCCACTGATTCTTGCCAACATCCGCGCACTCGGCTTCAAGCCGGAGGACGTACGCGCCATCGTGTTCTCGCACGAGCACAACGACCATGCCGGCAGCCTGGCCGAGCTGCAGCGCGCCACCGGCGCGCCCGTGTATGCCCGCGCACCCGCCGTGGGCACGTTGAAGCGCGGCATGCCGGACCGCCTGGACCCGCAGTTGGAAGTGGCGGAACCCATCGCCCCGGTCGAGCATGTCGTCACGCTTGCCGATGACGGCGTGGTGCGCGTCGGCCCGCTGGCCCTGCAAGCGGTCGCTTCGCCCGGTCACACGCCCGGCGGCACCAGTTGGACCTGGCGGTCCTGTGAAGGCGACGCCTGCCACCAGATGGTTTACGCCGACAGCCTGACCGCGATCTCCGACGACGTATACCGCTACAGCGACGACGCAGCGCACCCCGGTTACACGGCCGCGTTCCGCGGCACGCTGGCGCGGGTTGCCGCGCTGGACTGCGACATCCTGGTCACCCCGCATCCGTCCGCCAGCGCGCTGTGGACACGGATCGGGCCGAGGGCGAACGCGCCACGGATGGACCGCGGCGCCTGCCGTGCCTATGCGCAGAAGGCCTCCGAGCGCCTGGACAAGCGGCTTGCCGACGAAGCCGCGATGGCCCCGCCCCCATCACACCCTTGA
- a CDS encoding FKBP-type peptidyl-prolyl cis-trans isomerase, protein MKRSVRGAAVLLAISFSMLGGSVSAQEKTALVTERDKVSYAIGVDVGNSLQPVGPFLDVAAFERAIVNTFVGKPALISEQEAQATDQLLRVNLAVADGQPVPGMPPGSTPPAVDKTKVGLFLGTYVVGPSLMPFKDELDTAVLAQAVRTLTSKSGTPLLSVEQAQAEMQAYITKRQAGASQRNRDEGAKFLSANKSKPGVVTTPSGLQYMVLRQGNGQRPMSTSRVRVNYEGKLLNGEVFDSSYARGEPAEFGLNQVIAGWTEGVALMPVGAKYRFWIPSNLAYGPNGAPGGKIGPDATLTFDVELMGVLQ, encoded by the coding sequence ATGAAGCGGTCGGTCCGCGGCGCAGCCGTGTTGTTGGCAATCTCGTTTTCGATGCTGGGAGGCAGCGTGTCTGCACAGGAAAAAACCGCGCTGGTCACCGAGCGCGACAAGGTGAGCTACGCGATCGGCGTGGACGTGGGCAATTCGCTGCAGCCGGTGGGGCCGTTCCTCGATGTGGCTGCGTTCGAACGCGCGATCGTCAATACGTTCGTCGGCAAGCCCGCGCTGATCTCCGAGCAGGAAGCGCAGGCCACCGACCAGTTGCTGCGGGTGAACCTGGCGGTGGCCGATGGCCAGCCGGTCCCCGGCATGCCGCCGGGCAGCACGCCGCCGGCGGTCGACAAGACCAAGGTCGGCCTGTTCCTGGGCACCTATGTGGTGGGCCCCTCGCTGATGCCGTTCAAGGATGAGCTGGACACGGCCGTGCTCGCCCAGGCCGTGCGCACGCTGACCAGCAAGAGCGGCACGCCTCTGCTGAGCGTGGAGCAGGCGCAGGCCGAGATGCAGGCATACATCACCAAGCGACAGGCCGGTGCGTCGCAGCGCAATCGCGACGAGGGCGCCAAGTTCCTCTCCGCCAACAAGAGCAAGCCCGGTGTGGTCACCACACCCTCGGGGCTGCAGTACATGGTGCTGCGCCAGGGCAACGGGCAGCGGCCGATGTCCACCAGCCGCGTGCGGGTGAACTACGAAGGCAAGCTGCTCAACGGCGAGGTCTTCGACAGTTCGTACGCGCGTGGTGAGCCTGCCGAGTTCGGCCTGAACCAGGTCATCGCGGGCTGGACCGAAGGCGTGGCCCTGATGCCCGTAGGCGCCAAGTACCGCTTCTGGATCCCGTCCAACCTGGCCTACGGTCCGAATGGTGCGCCCGGCGGCAAGATCGGCCCGGATGCGACGCTGACTTTTGACGTCGAATTGATGGGCGTTCTGCAATAA
- a CDS encoding SlyX family protein — protein MQTDLPLQGDTLERRLVEMETRLAFQEHALNELSEALADARAENQRTELLLRHMVEELGKVRTSLFEDPANEPPPPHY, from the coding sequence ATGCAGACTGACCTGCCGTTGCAGGGCGACACGCTTGAACGCCGCCTGGTGGAGATGGAGACCCGCCTGGCGTTCCAGGAGCATGCGCTCAACGAACTGAGCGAGGCACTGGCGGACGCGCGGGCGGAGAACCAGCGCACCGAGCTGCTGCTGCGACACATGGTGGAGGAACTCGGAAAGGTGCGTACATCGCTGTTCGAGGATCCTGCCAACGAACCACCGCCGCCGCATTATTGA
- a CDS encoding UDP-glucose/GDP-mannose dehydrogenase family protein: protein MRVAIFGTGYVGLVTGTCLAEVGHDVVCVDIDPVKVDGLNRGIVPIYEPGLSPMVTANHAAGRLRFTTDAEEAIAHGDVVFIAVGTPPGEDGSADLQYVLAVARTIGRTLQQPCTVVNKSTVPVGTGDKVRAVIDAELAARGVEIAFDVVSNPEFLKEGDAVNDCMRPDRIIIGASNPQAVEKLRRLYAPFNRNHERIVVMDVRSAELTKYAANAMLATKISFMNEIANIAERVGADVEHVRQGIGSDPRIGWHFIYPGAGYGGSCFPKDVQALARTAQQHGYQAELLQAVEAVNHRQKAHLFELIQRHYDRGEDEGIRGRTFAVWGLAFKPNTDDMREASSCRLLAELWEAGAKVRAYDPEARGEAARIFGERDDLVLCDDARAAVDGADALVVVTEWKQFRSPDFARLRDTLGDAVIFDGRNLYEPGEVEAMGIAYYGIGRGRSLHAD, encoded by the coding sequence ATGCGCGTTGCGATCTTCGGTACCGGTTACGTCGGGCTGGTGACAGGCACATGCCTGGCCGAGGTCGGGCACGACGTGGTCTGTGTGGACATCGATCCTGTGAAGGTCGATGGTCTCAACCGCGGCATCGTCCCGATCTATGAGCCCGGCCTGTCACCGATGGTGACGGCCAACCACGCCGCCGGGCGTCTGCGATTCACCACGGACGCCGAAGAGGCCATCGCGCACGGTGATGTGGTGTTCATCGCCGTGGGCACGCCGCCCGGCGAGGACGGCAGCGCAGACCTGCAGTACGTGCTGGCGGTGGCCCGCACCATCGGTCGCACCCTCCAGCAGCCGTGCACGGTGGTCAACAAGTCCACGGTGCCGGTGGGCACGGGGGACAAGGTGAGGGCGGTGATCGATGCAGAACTGGCGGCGCGTGGCGTCGAGATCGCCTTCGACGTCGTCTCCAATCCCGAGTTCCTCAAGGAAGGCGATGCCGTCAATGACTGCATGCGTCCGGACCGCATCATCATTGGCGCATCCAATCCGCAGGCGGTGGAGAAACTGCGTCGCCTCTACGCGCCGTTCAACCGCAACCACGAGCGCATCGTCGTCATGGACGTGCGCTCTGCCGAACTGACCAAATACGCTGCCAACGCGATGCTGGCGACCAAGATCAGCTTCATGAACGAGATCGCCAACATCGCTGAACGCGTGGGCGCCGACGTGGAGCATGTGCGGCAGGGCATCGGCTCCGACCCGCGTATCGGCTGGCATTTCATCTACCCTGGCGCCGGCTACGGTGGCTCCTGCTTTCCGAAAGACGTGCAGGCGTTGGCGCGCACCGCGCAGCAGCATGGTTACCAGGCCGAACTGCTGCAGGCCGTGGAAGCGGTGAACCATCGCCAGAAGGCCCATCTGTTCGAATTGATCCAGCGCCACTATGACCGTGGCGAAGACGAGGGCATCCGTGGCAGGACATTCGCGGTGTGGGGGCTGGCATTCAAGCCCAATACCGACGACATGCGCGAAGCGAGCAGCTGCAGGTTGCTCGCGGAGTTGTGGGAAGCGGGCGCAAAGGTCCGCGCCTACGACCCGGAGGCCCGCGGGGAAGCCGCCAGGATCTTCGGTGAACGGGACGACCTGGTGCTTTGCGATGATGCGCGCGCCGCCGTCGACGGTGCGGATGCGCTGGTGGTCGTGACCGAGTGGAAGCAGTTCCGCAGCCCGGATTTCGCGCGCCTGCGCGATACGCTGGGCGATGCGGTGATTTTCGACGGCCGCAACCTGTACGAGCCGGGCGAGGTGGAGGCCATGGGCATCGCGTATTACGGCATCGGACGTGGAAGGTCCTTACATGCAGACTGA
- a CDS encoding ABC transporter ATP-binding protein, whose protein sequence is MNAAIANAVVSAHGLRKAYRNKLALDNTSFEIEAGKIIGLIGPNGAGKTTALKAILGLTPFEGQLKVLGLDPRKDRDELMKDVCFIADVAVLPRWMKVKEAIDFVAGVHPRFDRAKCERFIANTQLKPNLRVREMSKGMIVQLHLALVMAIDAKLLVLDEPTLGLDILYRKQFYQRLLEDYFDEQKTIIVTTHQVEEIEHILTDVMFIRDGRIVLTSQMEEVAERYTEVLVSGEAVDQARALKPIDERALPFGKTVLLFDGVPKGHLAALGETRTPGLADLFVAIMKGTYA, encoded by the coding sequence ATGAATGCCGCAATCGCCAACGCCGTGGTGTCGGCCCACGGCCTGCGCAAGGCCTACAGGAACAAGCTTGCGCTGGACAACACCAGCTTCGAGATCGAAGCGGGCAAGATCATCGGCCTGATCGGTCCCAACGGGGCCGGCAAGACCACCGCGCTCAAGGCCATCCTGGGCCTGACGCCTTTCGAAGGTCAGCTGAAGGTGCTGGGCCTGGATCCACGCAAGGATCGCGACGAGTTGATGAAGGATGTCTGCTTCATTGCCGACGTGGCGGTGCTGCCGCGCTGGATGAAGGTCAAGGAAGCGATCGATTTCGTCGCCGGTGTCCACCCGCGTTTCGACCGGGCCAAGTGCGAACGCTTCATCGCCAATACCCAGTTGAAGCCCAACCTGCGCGTGCGCGAAATGTCCAAGGGCATGATCGTGCAGCTGCACCTGGCGCTGGTGATGGCCATTGACGCAAAGCTGCTGGTGCTGGACGAGCCCACGCTGGGCCTGGACATCCTGTACCGCAAGCAGTTCTACCAGCGCCTGCTGGAGGACTACTTCGACGAGCAGAAGACGATCATCGTCACCACCCACCAGGTGGAGGAGATCGAACACATCCTCACCGATGTCATGTTCATCCGCGACGGCAGGATCGTGCTGACGTCGCAGATGGAGGAGGTGGCCGAGCGCTACACCGAAGTACTGGTCAGCGGCGAGGCGGTCGACCAGGCCCGCGCCCTGAAACCCATCGACGAGCGCGCCCTGCCCTTCGGCAAGACCGTGCTGCTGTTCGACGGCGTCCCGAAAGGACATCTCGCCGCCCTTGGCGAAACCCGTACCCCTGGCCTGGCCGACCTGTTCGTCGCCATCATGAAAGGAACCTACGCATGA
- a CDS encoding ABC transporter permease, with protein MNAVTSTLGKSSKPGAFTWLLKREFWENRGGFFWAPVITGGIFVVLNLILAVIGSIAARGQMNGGGFSVEEAPEKAHQIVGGIGDGMLLGGVILACVVLAFVVFFYALGTLYDDRRDRSVLFWKSLPISDTHMVLSKLAWALLLAPLLAVGVGILIGVAMWLISALTISINGLPAGGAVFTHSHPLRIIGGVLASLPVYMFWALPAVGWLMFCSAWSRSKPFLWAVLVPVLACVIISMTDILPGLEVRHDLIWYTVVYRGLASVIPGAWFPTLPGGAANPHADFNSPDELANAIDLTRSWHAFATADLWIGAVIGVALIIGAIYLRRWRESE; from the coding sequence ATGAACGCCGTGACATCGACATTGGGTAAGTCCTCCAAGCCCGGCGCGTTCACGTGGTTGCTGAAGCGCGAGTTCTGGGAAAACCGTGGCGGCTTCTTCTGGGCCCCGGTGATCACGGGCGGCATCTTCGTAGTGTTGAACCTGATCCTGGCCGTCATTGGCAGCATCGCCGCACGCGGCCAGATGAACGGCGGCGGCTTCAGCGTCGAGGAGGCGCCGGAGAAGGCCCACCAGATCGTCGGTGGCATCGGCGACGGCATGCTGTTGGGCGGCGTGATCCTGGCCTGCGTGGTCCTGGCCTTCGTGGTCTTCTTCTACGCCTTGGGCACGCTGTACGACGACCGCCGCGACCGCAGCGTGCTGTTCTGGAAGTCCTTGCCGATCTCCGACACGCACATGGTGCTGTCCAAGCTGGCATGGGCACTGCTGCTGGCACCGTTGCTGGCGGTGGGCGTGGGCATCCTGATCGGCGTGGCGATGTGGCTGATCTCGGCGCTGACCATTTCGATCAACGGCCTGCCGGCTGGCGGCGCAGTGTTCACCCACTCGCATCCGCTGCGCATCATCGGCGGCGTGCTGGCTTCGTTGCCCGTCTACATGTTCTGGGCGCTGCCGGCGGTGGGCTGGCTGATGTTCTGCTCGGCCTGGTCGCGCAGCAAGCCATTCCTCTGGGCGGTGCTGGTGCCGGTGCTGGCGTGCGTCATCATCAGCATGACCGACATCCTGCCGGGCCTGGAGGTCCGCCACGATCTGATCTGGTACACCGTGGTCTATCGCGGGCTGGCGAGCGTGATCCCGGGCGCTTGGTTCCCCACCCTGCCGGGCGGCGCCGCCAATCCGCATGCCGACTTCAACTCGCCGGACGAACTGGCCAATGCCATCGACCTGACCCGCAGCTGGCACGCCTTCGCCACGGCCGACCTCTGGATCGGTGCGGTGATCGGTGTCGCGCTCATCATCGGTGCCATCTACCTGCGTCGCTGGCGCGAAAGCGAATAA
- a CDS encoding glutathione peroxidase, with protein MALVSVSATVLAAGLLDVAYRPLAGKAPVNLKEKYAGQVLLVVNTASKCGYTPQYEGLEALHQRYAGQGFAVLGFPSNDFRGQEPGSEKEIQEFCTLTYGVKFPMFEKVAVTGEKATPLYRSLAQATGTAPGWNFHKYLISRDGRVVANFPSKVSPEDPAVVEAIERELKAPRAAR; from the coding sequence ATCGCGCTCGTGAGCGTCTCCGCGACCGTGCTGGCAGCCGGTTTGCTGGACGTCGCCTACCGCCCACTGGCCGGAAAGGCGCCCGTGAACCTGAAGGAAAAGTATGCGGGCCAGGTACTGCTGGTGGTGAACACGGCCAGCAAATGCGGCTACACACCGCAGTACGAAGGGCTGGAGGCGCTGCACCAGCGCTACGCCGGACAGGGATTCGCGGTGCTCGGCTTTCCCTCCAACGATTTCAGGGGCCAGGAACCAGGCAGCGAGAAGGAGATCCAGGAGTTCTGCACGCTGACCTATGGCGTGAAGTTTCCAATGTTCGAGAAAGTGGCGGTGACGGGCGAGAAAGCGACGCCGCTTTACCGCTCGCTGGCGCAGGCGACGGGTACCGCGCCTGGTTGGAACTTCCACAAATACCTGATCAGTCGCGACGGTCGTGTGGTGGCGAACTTCCCCAGCAAGGTCTCGCCTGAAGATCCTGCCGTGGTGGAAGCGATCGAGCGCGAATTGAAGGCCCCGCGCGCCGCACGTTGA
- a CDS encoding GNAT family N-acetyltransferase, whose amino-acid sequence MKAAQDYHIEAVDYAATSASLHEVRDAVFVQEQQVPRDLERDALDPLCHHVLARDSAGHAIGAARLTPDHRIGRMAVLPAWRGQGVGEAMLVALLDEALRRHWPDVSLHAQVSAEGFYTRHGFLPEGERFLEAGIEHQGMRRTLSGPTTIAHRAEAVAITTAVIAQARRTLVICSRALDPGLWDAPAVVDALRRFATRQPGAHVQVLLQDAGTPQRMLAPLIGLGQRLPSVFAFREVQDPVDLPYTAAFVANDDHGYYHRPLGHRFDGEAGLMHAGRARQLREEFTQMWERARPVTEYRALGL is encoded by the coding sequence ATGAAGGCCGCGCAGGATTACCACATCGAAGCCGTCGACTATGCCGCCACCTCTGCATCGTTGCACGAGGTGCGGGACGCGGTGTTCGTGCAGGAACAGCAGGTACCGCGCGATCTGGAACGCGATGCGCTGGACCCGCTCTGCCATCACGTGCTCGCGCGCGACAGCGCGGGGCACGCCATCGGTGCCGCACGCTTGACGCCCGACCATCGGATCGGCCGCATGGCCGTGCTGCCGGCGTGGCGCGGCCAGGGCGTTGGCGAGGCGATGCTGGTCGCCTTGCTGGACGAAGCTCTCCGCCGCCACTGGCCTGACGTGTCGCTGCACGCGCAGGTGAGTGCGGAAGGGTTCTACACCCGTCACGGTTTTCTGCCCGAAGGCGAGCGATTCCTCGAGGCCGGCATCGAGCACCAGGGTATGCGCCGGACGCTGTCCGGGCCGACCACCATCGCCCATCGCGCAGAGGCGGTGGCCATCACCACGGCCGTCATCGCACAGGCCCGACGGACGCTGGTGATCTGCAGTCGCGCGCTGGACCCGGGCTTGTGGGATGCACCCGCTGTCGTGGATGCGCTTCGCCGCTTCGCCACCCGTCAACCAGGTGCACACGTCCAGGTGCTGCTGCAGGATGCCGGCACACCCCAGCGCATGCTGGCCCCCCTGATCGGCCTTGGGCAGCGCCTTCCCAGCGTGTTCGCCTTCCGCGAAGTGCAGGACCCGGTGGACTTGCCGTACACCGCCGCCTTCGTTGCCAACGATGACCATGGCTACTATCACCGGCCATTGGGCCACCGCTTCGACGGCGAAGCAGGCTTGATGCATGCCGGGCGCGCCCGCCAGTTGCGGGAAGAGTTCACCCAGATGTGGGAGCGTGCGCGTCCGGTGACGGAGTACCGCGCGCTGGGCCTCTGA
- a CDS encoding GntR family transcriptional regulator: protein MTSIQWSDGAPIYRQLKDRVIAMMLDGILKPGDALPSVRQVAAEYQLNPITVSRAYQELADEALVEKRRGLGMFVTDEASKKLRGSERERFLTEEWPAVAERIERLGLSIEDLLQSKGNK from the coding sequence ATGACATCCATCCAATGGAGCGACGGCGCTCCCATCTACCGCCAGCTGAAGGATCGCGTGATCGCGATGATGCTGGACGGCATCCTGAAGCCGGGCGATGCACTGCCCTCGGTCCGCCAGGTCGCCGCCGAGTACCAGCTGAACCCGATCACCGTCTCCCGCGCCTACCAGGAACTGGCTGACGAAGCCCTGGTGGAGAAGCGCCGCGGCCTGGGCATGTTCGTCACCGACGAAGCGTCCAAGAAGCTGCGCGGCAGCGAGCGCGAGCGGTTCCTGACCGAGGAATGGCCGGCCGTCGCCGAACGCATCGAGCGCCTGGGCCTGTCCATCGAAGATCTGCTGCAATCCAAGGGGAACAAGTGA